The window AGGCTCCGAGCCCTTTCAATATTCGAGAGTGAGTTAGTTTCGGGTTTTTTGGCGTCGAGCAATCACCCCACGAGATTTGCGCGATGAAAGCCGGTTTCTAATACAATGGCATTGCAGTGTCGGTAAAACTCTCGTGAATCGAACAACCGGCCTCAAGAACGCGAATGATGCCCTCAAGGGTCGTATTGTGGAAGTATCGCTAGCCGATCTCCAGAAAGACGAGGATCATGCCTTCCGCAAGGTTCGCCTCCGTGTTGATGAGGTCCAAGGGAAAAACTGCCTGACCAACTTCCACGGCCTCGACTTCACTTCGGATAAGCTACGATCCCTGGTCCGCAAATGGCAGACTCTAATTGAAGCCAACGTTACCGTCAAGACCACCGATGACTATCTCATCCGTCTCTTCGCCATTGCTTTCACCAAGCGACGACCCAACCAGATCAAGAAGACCACCTACGCTGCCTCCTCGCAGATCCGAGCCATCCGACGCAAAATGACGGAGATCATTCAGCGCGAGGCATCGACCTGCACTCTTACCCAGCTTACATCCAAGCTTATTCCGGAGGTGATTGGCCGTGAGATTGAAAAGTCCACCCAAGGCATTTACCCTCTACAGAACGTAAGCTGCTAGAATACACATGGTTTCCTCCAGCAAGCATGACTTGGCCTGCCCACTAATGTTTAAAATCACTCAGGTGCACATCCGAAAGGTGAAGCTTCTCAAGGCTCCCAAGTTCGATCTTGGTGCATTAATGGCACTTCACGGAGAGTCGGGAACAGATGACCAAGGTCAGAAAGTTGAGCGAGAGTTTAAGGAGCGTGTGTTGGAAGAGGTTTAAAAGTGCCATGAGCGCACATATGCGAGGCAAAGGGGACCTCGCAGGTGCTACCTACACTTTCCTCGGCATTGTTTCGGTCATGGTAAATGGCGTAGCATCTAAGGCAACGGAGGGACCATACACCCTTAGAAATGGCAAATGAACTCCTTGTGTATCCTAGGGTTATTTTGGTGATCCTGATGTTGAGATTTGTAACTCGAGACTTTTGTGGTGCGAGCATCGGCTCTAATTATACAACGTACAGACACAGTTACACACAAGGGCTGGGGTAAATGCTAATGATCTTGCATCATCTTCCATCTACTTAGGACTACGGATGGTACCTCCCTGCAAGCAGGATCCCATCGACCCTATCTTGCCAATCCATCCCCATCTCAAACATAAGCATACTTCCAAGTAGTTGCAAGGCCACATCTGTACGTTCAAAAACTTGGCGGTGAAACCCCAAGCGCTGTTTGTCGCATAGGCATGGTCGTTGGTTTTGCTTTGGTGCCTAGCAACGTGGAAAGAACCCAGGCAATCGTGACAACATAAATTTAGTAGAATCGTGAGCTACCATAAGTCTCATGCTACTATGGGACACGTTAAAATAACTGTACGAgccacttgtacatgtatatcaTCTACAGGCTGCCGCCCCCTGGAGGGCTTACAGGCATGATACTGCAACTCGAGCAGGTTCGACTTTGCCACCGGACTAGTTTTACACTGGCTGTTCAACGGACGTCCGCAGTCAAACATTGCTATTCAGTCAACATTGCGCAGAAAATCCAATACGGCTAAGGGCAGCCAAGAAGTTAGCAGCAGGTACATCCAAATCATCGGTCATTGGCTGCTCAAGCCACCCTTACATTTCCTGAATGATTCGGGCTGCTCTGATATTAGCCAGTGCCCCGCATCGACGTCCGAGAGTTGGAAACGTGGGAAGAATCGGCCAATGGCTGGTAACATGTTGTTTGTGACATAGTTGCTCTTCGTTCCACGGATGAAGAGAGCTGGTTTCTCGAACCGCCGTTCGCCAGGGTTCTTGTACGGAAAATCGCCAAGATTGCTGAGGGCTCCAGCCAAAATTTCCAAAGGAAGTAGAAACCTCAGGGTATTCTCTCCACTGAGCCGATGCAGATTGCCCAAGAGGAATTGTCTGATAAGTAGGGACTGTATAGCCCTTTTGGTAAGCTCCCCAACGGAAAGCAGGGGGGGTGAGTTCGATTCAGCAGCCAGAATTTTAAACCAACTTTTTCATAGTTCTGCAGGATTCGATCTGCTTCTGCTCTGTTCATGATGTTTGCAGACTGTATCCTATCCATCCCCCTTATGTACCGCACAAAATCTCCATTCAGTGCCATATCGACGGGAGCGTTATCGACGGCAATAATATTGGCTACCAACTCTGGCGAGGTCAATGCGAGAGTCATGGCAGTCTTGGCTCCCCTTTCATGGCCACTTAAGTTAGCACAGGAGCCGGGGAATATCGCACAACTTGGTATTCGTACATGGAATGGCCGATAACAGTGCTGTCTCTCAGCCGGTGGTCATTAATAAAGGCTGCTACGTCCTCGGCCATAGCGGAGTAATCGTGCCGACGATCCTGGGGAGACTCGCCGTGATTTCTTAAGTCCTGTCACAGGTGGATGGCAAACATCAGCATGGGATCATGGAAGAAGGGAGTAGAAAGTCAGTTCACCAAGGCATACACATATCTTCCTAAGTCGCGAGCAAGTTGCCTAAGCTGCCGTCAGCCATACGGTATTCCCATTCCGTTCATATTCGGTTCCTGGAACGTACTTGCTGATGCTCCTGTTGTTCTTCTTTGATCCAAACAATCCATGGAGTATGATGATGGGGGCTTGTCGATCGTTGGTATTGGGCCTGGGAGGCTCGTGCAGGTCGTAAGCAAGTGGACGCACGGGTGCCAGGCCACTGGTCCGCTGCGACATCGTCCTGACCGCGTAGGGAAATGATATCGTATGACGCAGGCATCGCGTAGAGCTAGCGACGCAGGCCATTGTTTACCCTCCTGCGCTCAGGTCAATCCCACAATCAGGTCTGGAGCTCCTTTACTACTAAGGAGGGGGGTGAAAGGGGCCACTGAGGATTCGCGCATTCGATGGCGATTCCGAAATCCTTTACCAATGGTGCCAAGGGAACATCAAGGTGCTTTAAGTACtgaatacaagtactgtgaTGTACCCTATATCACCCCCCTGATGCAGCTCGTCGGATCCACAGCGTGTGCGAAATCTCACCTGGCTGGCCTTGAAAGCTGTCCACTTTACCCCTCAGCCACACCCCATCTCAGAGACCTCCAcacatacagtacacgcTGGAGCATCACTGTTGTGCTGTGACTCAACATCGGCACATATACAGCCGTCTACATCTGAGTATCACACATCCAGCCTGTGAAAGTCGCGCTCGCGAATGTAAATGAAGTCACCTCTCGAAAATTCACCAGTCAAAGCTACGAGATGGATTTCGAGGCGCTCAAGGAGCAATGGAGTGAGGTGGAGGATCGAGATGGTGTGCGGTTGAGCTGGAACGTGTTCCCCAGCTCACGTATGGTAAGCCGATTTGCACACCCACCCATATCGCCTCTCTCAATTTGTGCTAATGAGGGCGCATCTTGCGTTTAGGAAGCATCAAGGCTCGTGGTACCCATCGGTGCCCTCTACACGCCGTTGAAGGAAAAGCTCGACACACCTCTCCTGCAATTCGAGCCGGTAACCTGCAAGCAGCCTTGCAGGTCTGTCCTCAACCCTTTCTGGTATGCTTGCACTACGATCCACCGATTCAATGCATTACCGGGCCATCCTAATACATGCTATAGTCAAGTCGACATACGTGCCAGGGTTTGGATATGTCCATTTTGCTTGTCGAGAAATCAGCTTCCACCTCACTACAAGGACATTACCGCGAATGCCATACCTCCCGAGCTCCACCCGGCGAATACAACTATCGAGTATCGCCTGTCTCGACCCGCCCCGACCCCTCCCATCTTCCTCTATGTCGTGGATTTGTGccaggaggaggacggcctGAGCTCCTTGAAGGAGTCGCTGGTGATGAGCTTGAGCTTGCTGCCAGAGAATGCTCTCGTAGGCCTCGTCACCTTTGGCACGATGGTGAGCCCAGAACCCATTTTGTGTTATCGTTGTTACACCCGAGATTGACTCGCAACGGGCAGGCCCAAGTACATGAAATTGGCTATGATGGATGCGCCAAGTCATATGTATTCCGGGGCAGCAAGGACTACTCGGCGAAACAGGTTCAGGAAATGCTTGGCCTGACGTCTTCGAACGTACGACCCGGTGCGCAACCACAGCCGGGCCGTCAGATGCCATCGGGACCGGCATCCCGCTTCCTCCTTCCCGTCCAGCAAGCTGAATTTCAGCTCACAAAAACCCTGGAGACCCTTCAGAAAGACCCATGGCCTACTGCCACCGATCATCGCAGCCTCCGATGCACTGGTGTGGCCCTCAgtgtcgccgtcggcctcatGGAATCGTCATTCCATGACGCCGGTGGTCGCATTATGTTGTTCGCAGGTGGCCCAGCCACAGAAGGGCCAGGAATGGTTGTTGGACCCGAACTCCGTGAGCCTATTCGATCGCACCATGATATCGACAGAGATAACGTCAAGTACTTCAAAAAGGCTCTTAAGGTATGTCACTATTCGTAAGTTGGCGATTGATGAGAAGGGAGCTAACATTTGTTTCCATAGTTTTATGACAATTTGGCAAAGCGAACTGCCCACAATGGTCACATTGTTGACATCTTTGCTGGCTGTCTAGACCAGGTCGGTCTGCTTGAGATGAAGGGGCTTTGTAACTCTACAGGTGGCCACATGATCTTGACGGACAGTTTCACCTCCTCCATGTTCAAGCAGTCATTCATCCGCGTTTTCGAAAAGGACGGGGATGACAACCTTCTTATGGGCTTCAACGCAGTCCTGGAGGTGCTGACAACCAAGGAACTCAAGGTCACAGGACTCATCGGGCATGCTGTATCTCTCAACAAGAAATCTGTTTCTGTTGGCGAAACAGAGTGTGGCATCGGAAACACGTGCTCATGGAAAATGTGCGGAATCGACCCAAAAGCCAGCTACGGTATATACTTTGAGGTCGCAGGCCAGGGACCTGTGTCCCATCAACAGCCTTCCCAGAAAGGGATGATGCAGTTTTTGACATACTATCAACATTCCTCTGGCCAGTTTCATCTTCGGGTTACAACAATAGCCCGAAGCTTAAGTGGCCCTGCGGGTGATCCGGCTATTGCCCAATCCTTTGATCAGGAGGCAGCAGCAGTTCTGATGTCAAGAATTGCCGTCTTCAAGTCGGAAGTTGATGATGGCCCAGATGTATTGCGGTGGGTGGACAGAATGCTTATTCGCCTCTGTTCAAGATTTGCGGACTATCGAAAAGATGATCCGTCGTCCTTTCGGCTGGAAAAGAACTTCACCCTCTACCCACAGTTCATGTTTCACCTTCGCAGGAGTCAGTTTCTGCAGGTCTTCAACAACTCGCCTGATGAAACCGCTTTCGACCGTCATGTACTGAACCACGAGGATGTCAGCAACTCGCTTGTCATGATTCAGCCAACACTGGATTCGTATACGTTTGATCAGGACGGAGGAATGCCGGTTCTCCTGGACTCAGCTTCTATCCAACCCACACATACGTTGCTTCTTGATACCTTTTTCCATATCCTGATTTTCCATGGCGAGACTATTGCCGAATGGCGGAAAGCGGGATACCAGGACCAGGAAGGCTATGAGAACTTCGCTGCATTGCTAGAGCAGCCAAAGGAAGATGCTCGAGTAAGTTTCCGGTAGCGAGAGAACGCTTTTTGTCGGCACTTGTGCTAATGTGGCACAGGATCTTATTACC of the Drechmeria coniospora strain ARSEF 6962 chromosome 01, whole genome shotgun sequence genome contains:
- a CDS encoding 40S ribosomal protein S1 yields the protein MAVGKNKRLSKGKKGLKKKTVDPFSRKDWYSIKAPSPFNIRDVGKTLVNRTTGLKNANDALKGRIVEVSLADLQKDEDHAFRKVRLRVDEVQGKNCLTNFHGLDFTSDKLRSLVRKWQTLIEANVTVKTTDDYLIRLFAIAFTKRRPNQIKKTTYAASSQIRAIRRKMTEIIQREASTCTLTQLTSKLIPEVIGREIEKSTQGIYPLQNVHIRKVKLLKAPKFDLGALMALHGESGTDDQGQKVEREFKERVLEEV